From Methanosphaera cuniculi, one genomic window encodes:
- a CDS encoding 60S ribosomal export protein NMD3, translating to MFCLLCDSEEKLYDGLCKKCFLREYKPVEVPEFATFKVCSHCGATQKHDKWVQTGYYDDEIINDAIQKDIKIDPKLEDVEITTEIINNRGTVYECMLHIYGKVIDEYIEKDYPIEVKVEKSVCPDCSKFYSGYYEAVIQLRADERKLTDEEIQKADEFISNEIQRLCKTNKLAYVVERIVLKEGVDYQIGSYNSAHKIAVNLQKQFGGTVKESRKIVGHDKSRSRDLYRTWLSVRIPSFNRGDFIEYEDTPYEVEKIGSHKITVKNLKKGEEEHITWKQADDIRKVKTADDIQETTITNITPNEIQILDPDNYMTVDLKLNDNTRKLNIGEQIKVIKIKDRIYIL from the coding sequence ATGTTTTGCTTATTATGTGATAGTGAAGAAAAACTATATGATGGTTTATGCAAAAAATGTTTCCTCAGAGAATATAAACCAGTAGAAGTACCAGAATTTGCAACATTTAAGGTATGTTCACACTGTGGAGCAACACAGAAACATGATAAATGGGTACAAACAGGATACTATGATGATGAAATAATAAATGATGCAATACAAAAAGACATAAAAATAGATCCAAAACTTGAAGATGTAGAAATAACTACTGAGATTATAAATAATCGGGGAACTGTATATGAATGTATGCTACATATCTATGGAAAAGTAATTGATGAATATATAGAAAAAGATTATCCAATAGAAGTAAAAGTTGAAAAAAGTGTATGTCCAGATTGTAGTAAATTCTATTCAGGATACTATGAAGCTGTAATACAACTAAGAGCAGATGAAAGAAAACTAACAGATGAAGAAATTCAAAAAGCTGATGAATTCATATCAAATGAAATACAACGTCTATGTAAAACTAACAAACTTGCATATGTGGTTGAACGTATAGTATTAAAAGAAGGAGTGGATTATCAGATAGGATCATATAACAGTGCACATAAAATTGCAGTTAATCTACAAAAACAATTTGGAGGAACAGTTAAAGAATCCAGAAAAATTGTAGGACATGATAAATCACGAAGTCGTGACCTTTATCGTACATGGCTATCTGTAAGAATACCATCATTTAATCGTGGAGATTTCATAGAATATGAAGATACACCATATGAAGTTGAAAAAATAGGAAGTCATAAAATAACAGTTAAAAACCTTAAAAAAGGTGAAGAAGAACATATAACATGGAAACAAGCAGATGACATACGAAAAGTTAAAACTGCTGATGACATCCAAGAAACCACAATAACAAACATAACACCAAATGAGATACAAATACTTGACCCTGATAACTATATGACAGTGGATCTTAAATTAAATGATAATACTCGTAAATTAAATATTGGTGAACAAATAAAAGTTATAAAAATAAAAGATAGAATATACATATTATAA
- a CDS encoding translation initiation factor IF-2 subunit beta yields MSNNTDFKTYEELLDKAYEQLPETIFEETRFKVPKGYSVIQGSRTVIKNFGDIASTLNRDPQHVLKYLLRELGTSGNVEGNRAILQGKFTHYLINDRISDYVDNFVMCHECNRPDTVIIREDRIDMLKCMACGARAPLKSL; encoded by the coding sequence ATGTCAAATAATACAGATTTCAAAACATATGAAGAACTTCTAGATAAAGCATATGAACAACTACCTGAAACAATCTTTGAAGAAACAAGATTCAAAGTACCAAAAGGATACTCTGTAATACAAGGAAGCAGAACTGTAATTAAAAACTTTGGAGATATTGCAAGTACACTTAATCGTGACCCACAGCATGTACTTAAATACTTACTACGTGAACTAGGTACAAGTGGAAATGTAGAAGGAAACCGTGCAATATTACAAGGTAAATTTACACACTACCTAATAAATGACAGAATATCAGATTACGTAGATAACTTTGTAATGTGTCATGAATGTAACCGTCCTGATACAGTTATCATACGAGAAGACCGTATTGACATGCTAAAATGTATGGCATGTGGAGCTCGTGCACCACTAAAATCATTATAA
- a CDS encoding minichromosome maintenance protein MCM, with product METTLKEGTNLNQISKLEEFFSAQCKDEVFEAINEYPQQKSVIIDYNRLERYNPDSADILIDKPNETLEAASEAIINIDPQNRNVHLNVRFENVRNIVPLRFLRSEYIGKFIAVDGIIRKTDEIHPRLQTAVFKCRSCGRIHEVKQRSNLITEPAMCDECRSHSFEILEDESIFMDTQTIKLQEPLENLSGGDQPRQINVVLEDDMVDTLAPGDKVRITGILKTRRDDKTKRYFTFIDGNYIEPLEQEFEELHISEEDEKEIIALSRQPDIYQQIIESTAPSIQGYEEVKQAIAFQLFGGSAKILEDKTHIRGDMHILIVGDPGIGKSQILKYVSKLAPRGIYTSGKGTSGVGLTAAAVRDEMGGWSLEAGALVLGDKGNVCVDELDKMREEDRSAIHEALEQQTISIAKAGIMATLNSRCSVLAAANPKFGRFDRYKSVAEQVDLPSPILSRFDLMFIVEDKPNRERDHNLAGHILKIHQENTVPYKIDPELLRKYIAYARKNVDPQLSDEAAEVLQNFYVTMRGGAIDEDSPVPITARQLEALVRLSEASAKIRLSPEVKKEDAERAIALQQYCMMQIGYDPDTGSVDIDKVEGRTPKSQRDKINIVTEVINEICEEYEGDAPLNVINAELGDRYNMDENEIEKYLGILKNKGVIFEPKQGYFKPT from the coding sequence ATGGAAACTACATTAAAAGAAGGTACTAATTTAAATCAAATTTCAAAACTTGAAGAATTTTTTAGTGCTCAATGTAAAGATGAGGTTTTTGAAGCTATTAATGAATATCCACAACAAAAGTCAGTAATAATCGATTATAACCGACTTGAACGGTATAATCCTGATTCTGCAGATATTCTTATTGACAAGCCTAATGAAACATTAGAGGCGGCATCAGAAGCAATAATAAATATTGACCCTCAAAACCGTAATGTTCATCTAAATGTACGATTTGAAAATGTACGAAACATCGTCCCACTAAGATTTCTACGTAGTGAATATATAGGAAAATTCATAGCTGTAGATGGAATTATACGAAAAACAGATGAAATACATCCACGACTTCAAACTGCTGTTTTTAAATGTAGAAGCTGTGGAAGAATACATGAAGTAAAACAAAGATCTAATCTAATAACAGAACCTGCAATGTGTGATGAATGTCGTAGTCATTCATTTGAAATACTAGAAGATGAATCAATATTTATGGATACACAAACCATAAAACTACAAGAACCACTAGAAAATCTTTCAGGTGGAGATCAACCAAGACAAATTAATGTAGTGCTTGAAGATGATATGGTTGATACACTTGCACCAGGAGATAAAGTACGAATAACAGGAATTCTAAAAACTAGACGTGATGATAAAACCAAACGCTACTTCACATTTATTGATGGAAACTATATCGAACCACTCGAACAAGAATTTGAAGAACTACACATTAGTGAAGAAGATGAAAAAGAAATTATCGCTTTATCACGACAACCTGACATATACCAGCAAATAATAGAGTCCACCGCACCATCAATTCAAGGATATGAAGAAGTAAAACAAGCAATAGCATTCCAACTCTTTGGAGGATCAGCAAAGATACTAGAAGATAAAACACATATTAGAGGAGATATGCACATACTAATTGTGGGAGATCCAGGGATTGGAAAATCACAAATACTAAAATATGTATCAAAACTAGCACCACGTGGAATATATACAAGTGGTAAAGGAACAAGTGGAGTAGGGCTAACAGCAGCAGCTGTACGTGATGAAATGGGAGGCTGGAGTCTGGAAGCTGGAGCATTAGTATTAGGTGATAAAGGAAATGTATGTGTAGATGAACTTGATAAAATGAGAGAAGAAGATAGATCTGCAATACATGAAGCATTAGAACAACAAACAATATCAATAGCAAAAGCAGGTATAATGGCAACACTTAACAGCCGATGTAGTGTACTTGCAGCTGCAAACCCAAAATTTGGAAGATTTGATAGATACAAAAGTGTAGCAGAACAAGTAGATCTACCTTCACCAATTCTATCACGTTTTGATCTTATGTTTATTGTTGAAGATAAACCAAACCGAGAACGTGATCATAACCTAGCAGGACACATTCTAAAAATACACCAGGAAAATACAGTACCATACAAAATTGACCCTGAATTACTAAGAAAATACATTGCATATGCTCGTAAAAATGTAGATCCACAACTTTCAGATGAAGCAGCAGAAGTACTTCAAAACTTCTATGTAACAATGCGTGGAGGAGCAATTGATGAAGATTCACCTGTACCAATTACAGCAAGACAACTTGAAGCACTTGTAAGACTATCTGAAGCAAGTGCAAAGATACGATTAAGTCCTGAGGTTAAAAAAGAGGATGCTGAACGTGCAATTGCTCTACAACAATATTGTATGATGCAAATTGGATATGATCCTGATACTGGAAGTGTAGATATAGATAAAGTTGAAGGAAGAACACCAAAATCCCAACGTGATAAAATTAACATAGTAACTGAAGTAATAAATGAAATATGTGAAGAATATGAAGGTGATGCACCACTTAATGTGATAAATGCAGAACTTGGTGATCGCTATAATATGGATGAAAATGAAATTGAAAAATATCTTGGAATTCTTAAAAATAAAGGTGTAATCTTTGAACCAAAACAAGGATACTTCAAGCCAACATAA
- a CDS encoding RlmE family RNA methyltransferase: protein MSRWKAKHDKEHYYKLAKKQNYRSRASYKLKQLDKKYGLLKPDYNVVDLGAAPGGWSQVVAEKIGEEGKGQIISVDLEYIKPIDHEAYTGIKGDFTDPEIQQMVIDLIDGKADIILSDASPKLTGIKDIDNFKSYDLAMAVLNITDNILKKDGNLIMKAFQGEAYQELLKKLKKKFRTVKTTKPNSSRKRSSEMYVIARGFRPPRKNKKTQKQEE, encoded by the coding sequence ATGAGTCGATGGAAAGCAAAACATGATAAAGAACACTACTATAAACTTGCAAAAAAACAAAACTACCGCTCACGTGCATCATACAAACTAAAACAACTAGATAAAAAATATGGTCTACTAAAACCAGACTATAATGTGGTAGATCTTGGAGCAGCTCCAGGTGGATGGAGTCAAGTAGTAGCTGAAAAAATAGGAGAAGAAGGAAAAGGACAAATTATAAGTGTTGATCTTGAATACATCAAACCAATAGATCATGAAGCATATACTGGAATTAAAGGAGATTTTACTGATCCTGAAATTCAACAAATGGTAATAGATCTAATTGATGGAAAAGCTGATATAATATTATCTGATGCATCACCAAAACTTACAGGAATAAAAGATATAGATAACTTTAAATCATATGATCTTGCAATGGCAGTACTTAACATAACAGATAACATACTAAAAAAAGATGGAAATCTTATTATGAAAGCTTTTCAAGGAGAAGCATACCAGGAACTTCTTAAAAAGCTAAAAAAGAAATTCAGAACAGTAAAAACAACTAAACCTAACTCATCACGAAAAAGAAGTAGTGAAATGTATGTAATAGCACGAGGATTTAGACCACCACGAAAAAATAAAAAGACTCAAAAACAAGAAGAATAG
- a CDS encoding metallophosphoesterase yields the protein MKIGVISDTHIPARSYSIPEKVFELFDGVELILHAGDIEDLSVVEKLEEIAPVIAVCGNCDNHPTLNTSEVIEVDGIKIGLIHGVVYPRGDTQQLYYLAKQLGVDVLISGHTHQPMIQQIKDVLLLNPGSPTQPRLTDPTVMLLEINDGKIEADIIKIGKPVCRILDVSQFKKQEN from the coding sequence ATGAAAATAGGAGTCATATCAGATACACATATACCAGCACGTAGCTACAGTATACCAGAGAAAGTTTTTGAACTATTTGACGGTGTTGAATTAATTCTTCATGCTGGTGATATTGAAGATCTTAGTGTAGTTGAAAAATTAGAAGAAATAGCACCAGTAATTGCTGTATGTGGAAATTGTGATAATCATCCTACATTAAACACATCTGAAGTTATTGAAGTTGATGGAATAAAAATAGGACTAATACATGGAGTAGTATATCCACGAGGAGATACACAACAACTCTACTATCTTGCTAAGCAACTAGGAGTAGATGTTCTAATAAGTGGACATACACACCAGCCAATGATACAACAAATTAAGGATGTGCTTTTGCTTAATCCTGGAAGTCCAACACAGCCAAGACTAACAGATCCAACAGTGATGCTACTAGAAATTAATGATGGTAAAATAGAAGCTGATATAATAAAAATTGGAAAACCAGTATGTCGAATACTTGATGTTTCACAATTTAAAAAACAAGAAAATTAA
- the topA gene encoding DNA topoisomerase I yields MSELIICEKPKVAEKVAKALSDSPVKSSYKRVPYYTIEKNGKEIIILSAVGHLYSLKAKNKKEKRLFEVEWVPLYETDKSKNYVKNYIDTIKKFAKTADRFIHACDYDTEGTLIGYNALKEICGPESIDKTFRMKFSALTKKDLQKAYDEAYPLVDDQSWVDSGEARHILDFLFGVNISKAMTDSIVKAADRYVQLSAGRVQTPTLAILTEREKEIKKFVPEPYWLIKAKLPKGVIADHKKGKIFNKDEVDEIIKKTKGHDATVTKITERKHKKSLPVPFELGTLQSEAFAQFGFTPKKTQQIAQNLYTEGYTSYPRTSSQKLPSSLGLPNILLQLSKDPKYKEKIDQLKAPIKPNEGKKTDEAHPAIHPTGTLPQDLSKDEQKIYDLITYRFISIFGEEAEMQSVKVDLDINGEPFNFSRQRIYKEGFLALDPYQYKKVKNEDFPEMEENTTLKSKVKEEQKETKPPARYNQSSIVKELEKRGLGTKATRANIVAILYTRKYVQGNKIEVSQLGEHMIDTLNKYSERLTSEQMTREFETYLSEIKDKKITENEVVDDAKDELNQILNSIDDNKENIGRELYATYEQSRIVGKCDCGGNLIVISSPRGGKFVGCSNYPKCKKTYSLPSGANILKTKCEKCGLPLISYGNPRQRACLNFECANGGKKSTNDIVGKCPQCGENLIKRMGRFGEFIGCTGFPKCRFTSSIADFEAAQKQENSESEK; encoded by the coding sequence ATGAGTGAATTAATAATATGTGAAAAGCCAAAAGTTGCTGAAAAAGTAGCAAAGGCATTATCTGATTCACCAGTAAAAAGCTCATATAAAAGAGTACCATACTATACAATAGAAAAAAATGGAAAAGAAATAATAATCCTATCAGCAGTAGGACATCTTTATTCACTAAAAGCAAAAAATAAGAAAGAAAAAAGACTATTTGAAGTAGAATGGGTACCACTATATGAAACTGATAAATCAAAAAATTACGTAAAAAACTATATAGATACAATAAAGAAATTTGCAAAAACAGCAGATCGATTTATTCATGCATGCGATTATGATACAGAAGGAACACTAATTGGATATAATGCACTAAAAGAAATATGTGGACCTGAAAGTATAGATAAAACATTCAGAATGAAGTTCTCAGCATTAACTAAAAAAGACTTACAAAAAGCATATGATGAAGCATATCCACTAGTAGATGACCAAAGCTGGGTAGATAGTGGAGAAGCACGTCACATTCTTGATTTTTTATTTGGTGTAAATATATCAAAAGCAATGACAGATTCAATAGTAAAAGCAGCAGACAGGTATGTTCAACTTTCAGCAGGACGTGTACAAACACCAACACTTGCAATACTAACAGAACGTGAAAAAGAAATAAAAAAATTCGTACCTGAACCATACTGGCTAATTAAGGCAAAACTACCAAAAGGTGTAATAGCAGATCATAAAAAAGGAAAAATCTTCAACAAAGATGAAGTTGATGAAATAATTAAAAAAACCAAAGGACATGATGCAACAGTAACTAAAATTACAGAACGTAAACATAAAAAATCACTACCTGTACCATTTGAACTTGGAACACTACAATCAGAAGCATTTGCACAATTTGGTTTCACACCAAAAAAGACACAACAAATAGCACAAAACCTTTATACTGAAGGATATACATCATATCCACGTACATCATCCCAGAAACTACCATCATCACTAGGACTTCCAAACATACTACTTCAACTATCAAAAGATCCAAAATACAAAGAAAAAATAGATCAACTAAAAGCACCAATTAAACCTAATGAAGGAAAAAAAACAGATGAAGCACACCCTGCAATTCACCCAACAGGAACACTACCACAAGATCTATCAAAAGATGAACAAAAAATATATGACCTAATAACATATCGTTTTATCAGTATCTTTGGTGAAGAAGCAGAGATGCAATCTGTGAAAGTAGACTTAGATATTAATGGTGAACCATTTAACTTCTCACGACAAAGAATATACAAAGAAGGATTCCTAGCATTAGATCCATACCAGTATAAAAAAGTGAAAAATGAAGACTTCCCAGAAATGGAAGAAAATACCACACTTAAATCAAAAGTAAAAGAAGAACAAAAAGAAACCAAGCCACCAGCACGATATAATCAATCATCAATTGTAAAAGAACTAGAAAAACGTGGATTAGGAACTAAAGCAACACGTGCAAACATAGTAGCAATACTCTACACACGAAAATATGTTCAAGGAAACAAGATTGAAGTAAGTCAACTTGGAGAACATATGATAGATACACTAAATAAGTACTCAGAACGCCTAACAAGTGAACAGATGACTCGTGAGTTTGAAACATACCTATCTGAAATTAAAGATAAGAAAATTACAGAAAATGAAGTAGTAGATGATGCTAAAGATGAACTAAATCAAATACTAAATTCAATAGATGATAATAAAGAAAATATAGGACGAGAACTATATGCTACATATGAACAAAGCCGAATAGTAGGAAAATGTGATTGTGGAGGAAACCTCATTGTAATATCATCACCTCGTGGAGGAAAATTCGTAGGATGTTCAAATTATCCAAAATGTAAGAAAACCTATTCACTACCATCAGGTGCAAACATACTAAAAACTAAGTGTGAAAAATGTGGACTTCCACTAATATCATATGGAAATCCAAGACAACGTGCATGTTTAAACTTTGAATGTGCAAATGGAGGAAAAAAATCAACCAATGATATAGTAGGAAAATGTCCACAATGTGGAGAAAACCTAATAAAACGTATGGGAAGATTTGGAGAGTTCATAGGGTGTACAGGATTTCCAAAATGTAGATTCACATCCTCAATAGCAGACTTTGAAGCAGCACAAAAACAGGAAAATAGTGAATCTGAAAAATAA
- a CDS encoding DEAD/DEAH box helicase, with the protein MTQEILTYFQNKKYFRDRIEHIEEIPPRRARYSIEDPNLPAALSDYLDKNNIKLYTHQYKTLQSVRSGENVCITTPTSSGKTLSFTLPVLEDLTLNENDTALYLYPTKALANDQLKSILKVDEECELEINPAKYDGDTPKSERPKIKQTSRLILTNPYELHLILPWHKQWERFFRNLKYIIIDEAHQYRGVFGSNMALLIRRLKRICKFYGSDPQFIVSTATLANPQEFSEKLTGLNFKIIDENGAPSGRKYFIFYNPYKVASKNPSIHTDTQKLFKTYIENDMQTICFEISRKMAEVVALRSKKELQNTNLKLANQITAYRAGYTVDERKKIEDDLKNGKIRGIVTTNALELGINIGSLDSVMIAGYPGTLISTWQQAGRAGRKNQESIITLLAFQNPLDQYFMKHPKVFFNKTHEHAIIDLNNREILRGHLKCAAYENPIRYDEIENFGFDDEGVVFDEISDLEMEGILKYTHDVWKYDDEKLLKQDKTPNFEVNLSDVRSEPYKVFNGHQFLEEMSEKQAFREAHENAVLIHNGDTYLVREMDIANKRIYVKKVDLDYYTQALKEIDVKIVREEKNQKFNDITLSYGKLNVKEKYDRFNTIHYSKISSSKKLNLPPLNFKTQGFWFTIPYDIKEELKHEMGNTNIKFNDMFMGAMQGVVNIMLSVSPFHVMCDTYDLGGVTKNMHESTLNATIFIYDAFEDGVGLTKKAFKLFKDIIKMSYEMIHDCECSDGCPACIYTSQQQTDDKNLNKKATEFILKRLYEITKDA; encoded by the coding sequence ATGACACAAGAAATACTAACATATTTTCAAAATAAAAAATACTTTAGAGATAGAATAGAACACATCGAAGAAATACCACCACGAAGAGCACGTTACTCAATAGAAGATCCAAACTTACCTGCAGCACTATCAGACTACCTAGATAAAAATAACATCAAATTATACACCCACCAATATAAAACACTACAAAGTGTACGAAGTGGAGAAAATGTATGTATAACCACACCAACATCAAGTGGAAAAACACTCTCATTTACATTACCAGTACTTGAAGATTTAACATTAAATGAAAATGACACAGCACTCTACTTATATCCAACTAAGGCATTAGCTAATGATCAACTTAAAAGCATACTAAAAGTAGATGAAGAATGTGAACTTGAAATAAATCCAGCAAAATATGATGGTGATACACCAAAATCAGAAAGACCAAAAATCAAGCAAACATCACGTCTCATATTAACCAATCCTTATGAATTACATCTTATACTACCATGGCATAAACAATGGGAACGCTTCTTTAGAAATCTAAAATACATAATAATAGATGAAGCACACCAATACCGGGGAGTATTTGGATCTAACATGGCACTACTTATTAGACGACTTAAACGAATATGTAAATTCTATGGATCTGACCCACAATTCATCGTATCAACAGCAACACTAGCAAATCCACAGGAATTTAGCGAAAAACTAACAGGACTAAACTTTAAAATAATAGATGAAAACGGAGCTCCATCAGGACGAAAATACTTCATCTTCTACAACCCATATAAAGTAGCAAGTAAAAATCCATCCATACACACAGATACCCAGAAACTATTTAAAACCTATATTGAAAATGATATGCAAACTATATGCTTTGAAATATCAAGAAAAATGGCAGAAGTAGTAGCATTAAGATCAAAAAAAGAACTTCAAAATACAAATCTAAAACTTGCAAATCAAATAACAGCATACAGAGCAGGATATACTGTAGATGAAAGAAAAAAAATAGAAGATGATCTAAAAAATGGAAAAATCAGAGGAATTGTAACAACAAATGCATTAGAACTTGGAATTAACATAGGATCACTTGATAGTGTAATGATAGCAGGATATCCAGGAACTCTTATATCAACATGGCAACAAGCAGGACGTGCAGGACGAAAAAACCAGGAATCAATAATAACACTACTAGCATTTCAAAATCCACTAGATCAATACTTCATGAAGCACCCAAAAGTATTTTTTAACAAAACACATGAACATGCAATAATAGATCTTAACAACCGTGAAATACTAAGAGGACACTTAAAATGTGCAGCATATGAAAATCCTATAAGATATGATGAAATAGAAAACTTCGGATTTGATGATGAAGGAGTAGTTTTTGATGAAATAAGCGACCTTGAAATGGAAGGAATACTAAAATATACACATGATGTATGGAAATATGATGATGAAAAACTTCTAAAACAAGATAAAACACCAAATTTTGAAGTAAATCTTAGTGATGTAAGATCTGAGCCATACAAAGTATTTAATGGACATCAATTCCTAGAAGAAATGAGTGAAAAACAAGCATTCCGAGAAGCTCATGAAAATGCAGTACTAATACATAATGGAGACACATACCTAGTACGTGAAATGGACATAGCAAATAAAAGAATATATGTTAAAAAAGTAGATCTTGACTACTACACTCAAGCTTTAAAGGAAATTGATGTTAAAATCGTACGAGAAGAGAAAAACCAGAAATTCAATGATATAACACTAAGTTATGGAAAATTAAATGTAAAAGAAAAATATGACCGATTTAATACAATACACTATAGTAAAATATCATCATCTAAAAAACTAAACTTACCACCATTAAACTTTAAAACACAAGGATTCTGGTTTACAATACCATATGATATAAAAGAAGAATTAAAACATGAAATGGGAAATACAAACATTAAATTTAATGATATGTTCATGGGAGCTATGCAAGGTGTTGTAAATATTATGCTATCTGTAAGTCCATTTCATGTAATGTGTGATACATATGATCTTGGTGGTGTTACAAAAAATATGCATGAATCAACACTTAATGCAACAATATTCATATATGATGCATTTGAAGATGGAGTAGGATTAACTAAAAAAGCATTTAAACTATTTAAAGACATAATAAAAATGTCATATGAAATGATACATGATTGTGAATGTAGTGATGGATGTCCAGCATGTATCTATACATCACAACAACAAACAGATGATAAAAATCTTAACAAAAAAGCAACCGAATTTATCCTTAAAAGATTATATGAAATAACAAAAGATGCCTAG